A region from the Sorex araneus isolate mSorAra2 chromosome 6, mSorAra2.pri, whole genome shotgun sequence genome encodes:
- the BTBD1 gene encoding BTB/POZ domain-containing protein 1 isoform X2, which yields MAALGPAGAAEPGSGGEAEAGALLPREPLYNWQATKASLKERFAFLFNSELLSDVRFVLGKGRGAAAAGAPPRVPAHRFVLAAGSAVFDAMFNGGMATTSAEIELPDVEPAAFLALLRFLYSDEVQIGPETVMTTLYTAKKYAVPALEAHCVEFLTKHLRADNAFMLLTQARLFDEPQLASLCLDTIDKSTVDAISAEGFTDIDRDTLCAVLERDTLSIRESRLFGAVVRWAEAECQRQQLPVTFGNKQKVLGKALSLIRFPLMTIEEFAAGPAQSGILSDREVVSLFLHFTVNPKPRVDYIDRPRCCLRGKECCINRFQQVESRWGYSGTSDRIRSLSMKKSRPSGRMIQDSAVMEPQTLSGSCSKSP from the exons ATGGCCGCGCTGGGTCCGGCGGGCGCGGCGGAGCCGGGCTCGGGCGGCGAGGCGGAGGCGGGCGCGCTGCTGCCGCGGGAGCCGCTGTACAACTGGCAGGCGACCAAGGCGTCGCTCAAGGAGCGCTTCGCCTTCCTCTTCAACTCGGAGCTGCTGAGCGACGTGCGCTTCGTGCTGGGCAAGggccggggcgcggcggcggcgggggcgccccCGCGCGTGCCCGCGCACCGCTTCGTGCTGGCGGCCGGCAGCGCCGTCTTCGACGCCATGTTCAACGGCGGGATGGCCACCACGTCCGCCGAGATCGAGCTGCCCGACGTGGAGCCCGCCGCCTTCCTGGCGCTGCTGCG GTTTCTGTATTCAGATGAGGTTCAGATTGGCCCAGAGACGGTCATGACCACCCTCTACACTGCCAAGAAGTACGCAGTCCCTGCCCTGGAGGCACACTGTGTGGAATTTCTCACCAAACACCTCCGGGCGGACAACGCCTTCATGCTCCTGACCCAG gCTCGGTTGTTTGATGAGCCTCAGTTGGCCAGTCTGTGTCTGGACACCATAGACAAGAGCACCGTGGACGCCATCAGTGCCGAGGGCTTCACGGACATCGACAGAG ACACGCTCTGTGCGGTTCTCGAGAGAGACACACTCAGCATCCGAGAAAGTCGCCTGTTTGGAGCCGTTGTGCGGTGGGCAGAGGCAGAATGCCAGCGACAACAGCTGCCAGTGACGTTCGGGAACAAGCAGAAGGTTCTGGGGAAGGCTCTTTCCTTGATCCGCTTCCCGTTGATGACCATCGAAGAGTTTGCGGCAG GCCCTGCGCAGTCGGGAATCTTGTCGGACCGAGAGGTGGTCAGCCTCTTCCTGCACTTCACTGTCAACCCCAAGCCACGCGTGGACTACATCGACCGGCCACGCTGCTGCCTTCGGGGCAAGGAATGCTGCATCAACCGCTTCCAGCAGGTGGAGAGCCGCTGGGGCTACAGTGGGACCAGTGACCGCATCAG